The Rhizobium leguminosarum nucleotide sequence TCGCCGATATGGAATTCGTCCAGTTCCATCCGACCGCACTCGATTCACGCCGCAAGCCGCTGGCGCTCATCAGCGAGGCGGTGCGCGGGGAGGGGGCTTTGCTCGTCAACGAACGAGGCGAACGGTTCATGGCCCGCATATCCGGCGCCGAACTTGCACCGCGCGACGTGGTGGCGCGTGCCATCAGCGCCGAAATCGCCCGCGGCGGACGAGTCTTCCTCGATGCCCGCGACGCTCTCGGCAGCCGCTTTGTCGCCCGTTTTCCTGTCATTTCCGCTCTTTGCGGCGAGGCCGGCATCGATCCGGCGAAAGACCTCATTCCTGTTCGCCCGGCCGTTCACTATCACATGGGCGGCGTGGCCACGGAGGCAAATGGCCGCAGTTCGGTTCCCGGTCTCTGGGTTGCCGGTGAGGCGGCCTCGACCGGTCTGCACGGCGCAAACCGGCTTGCCAGCAATTCGCTGCTGGAGGCTGCTGTCATGGGCATGCGGGCGGCGCGCGACATTTCAGGCATGCCGGCGAGTGGTGCCGGCACCATCTCCGCCGGGAGTCTCCCGGCGCCGGCCGATGCGTCATTCGTCCGGCCGATCGTCTCGCGCCATCTCGGCGTGTTGCGCAATGCCGGCGCCATTCATGGCGCGATCGCCGCACTGCTGCCGCTTGCCGAAGGCAACGGCCCTGCCGCCGATCCGGCTATCGTCGCGCTGCTGATCGCCGTCTTTGCCAGCCTGCGGATGGAATCGCGCGGCGCCCATGCCCGCACCGACTTTCCGCTGAAGCTCGCCAACGCCAACCGGCGCCATATGTGCCTTTCGGATGCTCTGGAGATCGCCCGCGCGACGCCGCCCTATGCCCTTGCAAGGAGTGCCTGAGATGAGCCTCGTTCCCCTTCCGCGCCTGATCGTCGAGCCGCTGGTGCGGGCGGCCCTTCTCGAAGATCTGGGTCTTGCCGGTGATATCACCTCGGCCTCCGTCATCCCTCGCGATCACCGTTCGACGGTGGTGATGGCGGCCCGTCAGTCGGGCGTGATCGCCGGTCTCGATGCCGCCGAACTCGCTTTCTCTCTCGTCGATCCTGAGATCGTCTTGCGCCGCCATCTTCAGGATGGCGACGCGGTCAAGCCTGGCGACGTGATCGCCACCATCGAAGGCCGGTCGCGCGGCCTGCTGAGCGCCGAGCGCACCGCGCTGAATTTCCTCGGCCATCTCTCAGGTATTGCGACTGTGACGGCTCAGATCGCCGCCGCCATTCGCGGCACCAAGGCATCAGTTGCCTGCACGCGCAAGACGACGCCGGGGCTGAGGGCGCTGGAGAAATATGCCGTGCGGGCCGGCGGCGGCATGAACCACCGTTTCGCGCTTTATGACGCGGTGCTGATCAAGGATAATCACGTCGCCATCGCCGGCGGCGTCGCTGAAGCGATCCGCCGGGCAAGGGCCGGCGTCGGCCATATGGTGAAGATCGAGGTCGAGGTGGATACCCTCGATCAGCTGCGCGAAGCGATGGAGACCGGCGTCGACGCCATTCTGCTCGACAATATGACACCGGATCAGCTGCGCGAGGCCGTCGCCATCGTCGCCGGCCGAGCGATCACCGAGGCATCCGGCCGCGTCACGCCGATAACAGCTGCCGAAATCGCGGCTTCCGGTGTCGACCTCATTTCCGTCGGCTGGTTGACGCACAGCGCGCCGGTGCTCGATATCGGGCTCGATTTCGTCGAGGCCGTGACCGCGACGGAGGTTAGCCCGAAACGGATTGCACAGGTGCTGTAATCCCTCATGCCTGCTTCGGCTGAACTTCCTTGTCGCTGTCGAATTCGCCACGCTGGAGCAGGCGGTGGCCCTTGTCTTCCAGATAGCGGGTTCGCTCGGTGAGATTCTTCGTCCTGAAGGCGATGTGGTGGCAGCCGGGGCCTTTCTCCTCCAGCAGATCGCGCCAGGCGCTCTTTTCCGGGCCGGGCTGCAGGAACTCGACGTCGATATTGCCGGACGTGAACATGACAATCCGGACGACTGGCGCCGCTTTGCCCAGCGTTCGATCGAGCCCATCAAGGTACTCGGACTGTAACGCGATCACGATCGGACCCATCAGCCGGCGAGGAAGGGCGGCCAATAACCTGCCGCCGCAGAAGGCAACCCGCATCCTCACGAAAGTGTTGGCAAAGCATTGCCTCCCCGTGTGGCGCGAGAATATGCAAATATTCGATGAAACTTCTTCTTTTTAAAGCAAAACCGCTATGCGCCGGCCTCTTATGGCTCTAACATGTTTCTTGATTGGCCGGTGCGCTTGCGCGCCTTGGCTTTCAGGGGTGAGAACCGAGATGCAACGGACATCCGGCAGATGCTGACGAACAGGCTGTGCCTGCTCGGAAGACCGCGATTGCTGGCGGCGGGGAAGGAACTCCCCTTGCCGGAGAAGTCGTATTTTCTCCTCGCCATGCTCGCCGCCGAACCCAATTTCGAACTCGACCGCGAAACCGTCAGGCGGCAGCTCTGGCAATCGGAGCTGCCGGAAAAGCGGGCTGGCAGCCTGCGCCAGCTGCTGGCACGCATCGAACAGAGCATTCCCGCCGGCCTTCCACCGCTGCTTGCCGCGACCCGAACCCATATCGGCCTTGCCGATGGCTGGGAGGTCGACGTTCATATCCTGAAACAGAAAGGGCCGCTCGTACCGGACGTGTTGCAGGGATCAGATTCTGTACGAGATAACCCCACCCTTGGGATTTTTCATACAACACGCCGCAATTCTGGACGGCCAAGTTCAGTCATCCGGTTGAGAACGTGGACGCCGATCTTGGCTTCTGTTTTCTGATTGTCGAAGTTCCTCGCTTTGAGTTTTGGCCCAATGACCGTCTTCCATCTACCCATCTGGGTCTCCACCCGGCTGCGCTGGTTATAGCCGGTGGATTTCTGCCAAGCCATCCGGCCCTTGTTTTCGATTTCGGCGATATGGCGGTCCCGTACCGTTGGATTGAACGCCGATTGCGGACTTTCAACTGCTGTCTTGGGAGGCGGGATAATGATCTCCACGATCTCGCCGAAGCGTGTCTCCAGAAGATCACGGGTCGGCGCTCCGTCATAGGCGCCATCAGCGATAAACTTGGCAACTGGGCCATCAATCTGATCCAGAAGACCTGGCAAAGCGGTCGGATCGCCAACATCATCCGTGGTTAGATCCGCGCAGACAATCTCACCACTAGCAAGATCAAGACCAATGTGAAGCTTGCGCCATCTTTTACGTTTCACCTTGATTGTGTGCTTGTTTTCCAGCCACTCGCCCTCACCGAAGACTTTTAACCCCGTGCTATCGACCACCAGATAAACAGGACCGGACGCTCTGGCTCCGGACTTTGTCGACGGCAACGCCAGCCCTTTGCTCCGGCGCGACAGGGTGGAGAAGTCAGGCACGGCAATATCGAACTCCATCAGCGCCGCAACGCTGCGCATCAGACCTTGGGTCTGGCGTAGCGCCAGCCCGTAGACGACGCGTAGGGTCAAGCACAATGTGATCGCCAGATCCGAGTATTTCGGCTGACCGCCCCGCGATCTCCGCCTCGGCGCCGTCCATAAAGCAAGGGCCTCATCACTCACCCACACGGTCAAATCACCACGTTGACGCAGGCTTTCATTATAGGCCGCCCAATTCGTCACCTTAAACTTCTGCTTGGCTATCTTGTCCCGTCGGTCGGCATTGAACTTATGCGGCATCATCAAAACCCCGATCAGGAGACTGAAAACCAAAGCCCAATATCAGTCGCCGGGTGATCCGCGCAACAACGCCGTCTCGTATGACACGTCGATTCCACGCTCGAGCAGCATTTCCTCAACTTCACGCAGACTAAGGTTGAACCGCAAATAAAGCCAGACCGCGTGAGAAACGATCCGTGGCGGAAAACGGTGACGTTTGAAGCTGATGTCTCGTGTCTGCATCGCCGAAATCTACGCCCAACCCGTCAGACAGGCAACCGCAGCCCAGTTAACGTGACAATACCTTGCAGTTACCATCTGCGGCACAGCCGAGAACGCGCAAGGCATGAGAGCGGCATAGTTCGTCAGCCGCGCCATCTACTTCTTTTCCGATTTGCCCATGCCGACCTCATCGGCATTGGTCGCGTGTTGCACGACGCGATGGAGGTCGAGCAGCATTTGCCGGAAAATTACGGCGATGAATAAGAGCAGCGGTGTTGTCACGTTAAGTTTCTCTGGCTGGAAAGGTCAGCGGCTCGTGGATATTCAGGCGACACAGGCCGCAATTTTCCATGCATCGAAAGCTTCGAGCCGATGGTAGCGAATTGTTTGCGCGGCGCGGCGACGGGACGGAACTGAAAAGCAATTGCGGGTCGCTGAGTGCATGGAGACGAACCGTTGCAACGTGCCTGGGGATCGGTGGCCTTGCATGGTTCGTTCCCGTTTTCGAAACGGCAGATGGCTGTTCTCGGCCCGATTATTGAGGCCCTTGTGCGACCAATGGGCAAGGCCGGGTGCCACTTCCGCCTTTGCTGCACCGTAGGAGCGGAGCTTATCGGTGATGATCCGTTTGGGAGCAAAGCCATAGCGCTTCATTAACGCCACCAGCACGCGCTTCGCTGCCCTTTTAGCGTTGGTGCATGGATCCTTTGTCAACGGTTTGGCGATAGGCAGGCAGGATCGAAATCAGTTTGATCCGAGTGCCATGCCGTACAAACACAACGCCGATCGTCGTCATCACGTCGGAAAGATGAAATTCAGGGTGACGAAGTGACTACGAAGCAGGTCTGCGCCGGCGTGGTAGCCTGACCTTATGGGTAACGCCGGAGGCACTGGCAGGATGGCGCTCTCCGCGACGCAAGACCCGCGGCGGCCAAGCCCAGTATTCCGATCTCGCCATTGAGACTGCGCTGACGCTGGGTTGCGTCTTCGCAATGCGGCTGCGCCAGACCGAGGGATTGCTCCACTCGCTGCTGGATCTCATGGGGCTGAAAGTCCCAGTTCCAGATCATACGACGCTGAGCCGTCGGGCACAGAAGTGGGAGCCATCAGCCCGACGAAACCCGCCGCTGCCGGACGGCCCGCTGCATGTGCTTGTCGATAGCACGGGATTGAAAGTCTACGGCGCCGGGCAGTGGCTGGAGCAAAAACATGGCGCCAGATCACGTCGCACCTGGCGCAAGCTGCATCTGGCAGTGGATGCCAAAAGTGGCGCGATCATTGCCCATGGGCTGACAGACCAGAAAACGGATGATCCTTCCCAGGTGGCACCGCTGCTCGATCAGATCGACGGCGAGATCGACCAGTTCACGGCCGACGGAGCCTATGACGGCAAACCAACCTATCGGTCTATCCTGCAGCACAGCGCAACCGCGAACATCGTCATTCCACCGCGTTCCACGGCGGTGGAAAGCGGTGATACCGGACCGCCTGGTCAAAGGGACAAGCACATTGCCGCAATCGCAAGCGACGGTCGGCTGAAATGGCAGGCAGCCGCCGGCTACGGCAAGCGTGCGCTGATCGAAACCGCCATCGGACGATACAAGGGGCTGATCGGATTGCGCCTGCGGGCCCGCTCCTTTCCGGCTCAACAGACCGAGGTTGCCATCGGTTGCATCGGACGTGTTGCAGGGATCAGATTCTGTACGAGATAACCCCACCCTTGGGATTTTTCATACAACACGCCGCAATTCTGGACGGCCAAGTTCAGTCATCCGGTTGAGAACGTGGACGCCGATCTTGGCTTCTGTTTTCTGATTGTCGAAGTTCCTCGCTTTGAGTTTTGGCCCAATGACCGTCTTCCATCTACCCATCTGGGTCTCCACCCGGCTGCGCTGGTTATAGCCGGTGGATTTCTGCCAAGCCATCCGGCCCTTGTTTTCGATTTCGGCGATATGGCGGTCCCGTACCGTTGGATTGAACGCCGATTGCGGACTTTCAACTGCTGTCTTGGGAGGCGGGATAATGATCTCCACGATCTCGCCGAAGCGTGTCTCCAGAAGATCACGGGTCGGCGCTCCGTCATAGGCGCCATCAGCGATAAACTTGGCAACTGGGCCATCAATCTGATCCAGAAGACCTGGCAAAGCGGTCGGATCGCCAACATCATCCGTGGTTAGATCCGCGCAGACAATCTCACCACTAGCAAGATCAAGACCAATGTGAAGCTTGCGCCATCTTTTACGTTTCACCTTGATTGTGTGCTTGTTTTCCAGCCACTCGCCCTCACCGAAGACTTTTAACCCCGTGCTATCGACCACCAGATAAACAGGACCGGACGCTCTGGCTCCGGACTTTGTCGACGGCAACGCCAGCCCTTTGCTCCGGCGCGACAGGGTGGAGAAGTCAGGCACGGCAATATCGAACTCCATCAGCGCCGCAACGCTGCGCATCAGACCTTGGGTCTGGCGTAGCGCCAGCCCGTAGACGACGCGTAGGGTCAAGCACAATGTGATCGCCAGATCCGAGTATTTCGGCTGACCGCCCCGCGATCTCCGCCTCGGCGCCGTCCATAAAGCAAGGGCCTCATCACTCACCCACACGGTCAAATCACCACGTTGACGCAGGCTTTCATTATAGGCCGCCCAATTCGTCACCTTAAACTTCTGCTTGGCTATCTTGTCCCGTCGGTCGGCATTGAACTTATGCGGCATCATCAAAACCCCGATCAGGAGACTGAAAACCAAAGCCCAATATCAGTCGCCGGGTGATCCGCGCAACAACGCCGCTTTCCACCACAGATTATCGCCCGTGCGGTGTGGCTGTATTTCCGGTTCCCGTTGAGCCTGCGGCTGGTCGAGGAAATGTTGCTGGAGCGCGGTATCGTCGTCTCTTACGAAACGATACGGCGATGGGGCCGCAAATTCGGGGCAGCCTACGTCAAGCAGCTGCCTAGAAAGAAGCCGTCGCGGAAAATATCTGGCATCTGGACGAGGTCGTGATTTCCATAGGCGGCCGAAAACATTGGCTGTGGCGTGCTGTCGACCAAGACGGCTACGTTCTCGACGAGATCGTCCAGACCCGCCGCGATACCAAGGCTGCCAAGCGATTGCTGGTCAGGCTGCTGAAGAAGCAAGGTCTGTCGCCGAAGCGCATCGTCACCGACAAACTGCGCTCATACGGCGCGGCAAAACGGGATGTAATGCCCGGCGTCGAACATCGATCGCACAAGGGCCTTAACAATCGCGCAGAGAATTCTCACGTGCCGCTTCGAAAACGAGAGCGGATGATGCAGGGCTTTCGATCCGTCGGAGGTTTGCAACGTTTCATCTCGGTCTTTTCAGCAGTCCGAAATCTTTTCGTCGCGCCGCACCAGAGACACTCAGCCCTAGCCACCCATATTCATCGGATCCGCGCCATGGCGCAGTGGAAAGCCGTGACCGCTGCAATTGCCTGAGTTTACCGACAAGCGACTTTTCGGCCGTTGATCAAACAACGTGACATCGCCTGAGGGAGAGCTTCAGCCGTCATGTCCTCGATAATGCGGCAGGTCTCCTCACCAGGGAGACCAGTCCGGCCAACCGCCCACCGGAATACGCGGGCCGTTGAAGAGGATCGGATCGTCGAGAAGCTTTTCCGTTTCGTCGTTCATGTGGTTTGTCAGCTTGTCGAATTCACGGGATTCCTTGATGTCGGCATAGGCGGTTATCGCGAGCCAGATCGCGTTGGAAATGAAGCCGGCCCCCCCATGACAGTGCTGAACGTCCTCGTGAAGGACAGAGCGCTGGCAAGTTCGGGAATACCGTATTGAAGCCCCTTGGACACCGCGCCGATGACCGAGCCGAAACCGACAATGCTGTCGGCGATGGTCGCGATCGAATACATCGAGGGTTCGAGCGCGTCGGGATCGCTTCTTTTGGCGCCAGTCGTCCAAAATATGTCGAGGCCGATCCAGCTCAGGCCAATCAAGGCGCCCAAGGCGCTGGACGCCATCTTGAGCGTATCGGCGGCGAACATGGTGGACGCCTTTGCGTTCCAGGAGGCTCCATTGCCGAACAGTTTGCCGACGTCTCCCACCGTGGACAGGAAGTGGCCGGTTCCACTGAGAATCTTTGAGGCGAAGGAGGTGCCATAGAGAACCGTCGCGGCGATCGCATCCGGCGTGGTATTGCGCCCGGTTGTCGAGCGATAGGCGACCACGGTACCGTTGATGAGGGCGTTGGCGCCGTCCATCAGGGCGTTGAAGTATTTATTCTTCTCCACGCCCGGCGGAGGCGTGACATCGACCTCCAGCTTTTCCCGCAACTCCTTCATGAGTGTGGAGACGTCTCCCCCCGGCTTGGCCATGCCCCAGACAGAGGTGACGATCGACATGATGTTGATGGAGAACTGTTGCTGCGCCGGCAGATTGTTCGCAAACAACTCCTGGGCCATCGTCGAAATGGTCGGCTGTAGCACGGTGGCGAGGTTTTCGGCCCGCTGTGTCGAATCCAGGGCGGTCACCACCTTCGGCCGCGTCACTTCATACTCTCCCGAATAATTCTCGACGAAATCGGAGAGTTTTGTCGATGCCGTTTCCACATCCTTGGTCGCGAAAGCTCCCAGCATGGCCTTGTCCCAGGCCTTATCCTTACTGCCGAACATATTGTTGTCGATCGTAGCCGTATTGGCCCGATCGGCGCGCGATCGGCCAGCGAGGCCGGTCGCGGCCGCGATCATCGCCGAAATCTCGTCCTTGCTATAGGTGTTGAGGCCGGACTGGCGGATGAAATTACCATCGGCATCCCGAACCACCAGCGGCTGTGCGATGTCTGTCGGCTGGGCCTGGGAGACGAGCGCGCCGCCCTGAATAAGGGCACCAACCGCTTCCCGGATGCCGGTCTTGTAGTCCGTTGCATTGACGCCGGCGGGAACCTCGATTTTCTGGAGAAGCCGGTCAGAAAGTCCATAAAAACCGAGCGTCGACATGCCGTTGGCCATTTGGTCCCATCCTGCGGGGAGAAGCTCCATCACCTTTGCGGTGAAGGCGTCCGCTGCCACCTTGTTGTCGCCGTACATCTGATTGGCGAGCAGCTCTACCGTTGGTCTGAACAGCTCGGTTTGGCCCGATAATGCCTGCATCAAGTTCTTGTCATAAAGGCCGTCGCCGAAGACTGTGGTGGCAAGCCCGTTATCGGCCATGGTCGGCAAAACGCTGTCGAAACCATAGCCACTTCTGACCGGCGTCGGGGCGGTGACGGTCAGATCCGGGGCGCGGGCGTTGACAAGGTCCGTCAACTTGGAGGCGGCGGTCTCGACGTCCTTGAAGGCAAAAGCACCGCTCACCGCGCTATCCCACGCGTGGTTTTCCGTGCCGAACATATTGTTGTCGATCGTAGCCGTATTGGCCGGATCGGAATCATATCGGCTCTCGTCGCTACGAGAGCTGGTATCGGCGCGCGATCGGCCAGCGAGGCCGGTCGCGGCCGCGATCATCGCCGAAATCTCGTCCTTGCTATAGGTGTTGAGGCCGGACTGGCGGATGAAATTACCATCGGCATCCCGAACCACCAGCGGCTGTGCGATGTCTGTCGGCTGGGCCTGGGAGACGAGCGCGCCGCCCTGAATAAGGGCACCAACCGCTTCCCGGATGCCGGTCTTGTAGTCCGTTGCATTGACGCCGGCGGGAACCTCGATTTTCTGGAGAAGCCGGTCAGAAAGTCCATAAAAACCGAGCGTCGACATGCCGTTGGCCATTTGGTCCCATCCTGCGGGGAGAAGCTCCATCACCTTTGCGGTGAAGGCGTCCGCTGCCACCTTGTTGTCGCCGTACATCTGATTGGCGAGCAGCTCTACCGTTGGTCTGAACAGCTCGGTTTGGCCCGATAATGCCTGCATCAAGTTCTTGTCATAAAGGCCGTCGCCGAAGACTGTGGTGGCAAGCCCGCTATCGGCAACCACCGGGAGGATGCTGCCGAAGCCGGGGAGCTTATCAAGCGCGCCGGTATTCCCTCCGGTGTTTGCCGCCAGGCCATCAAGCGCGCCCGTCGGGTCGGAACCGTCCAGGAGATTTGTTTGAAGGAAATCAGAGTAGTTCTTGTCGGCTTCAGAAGCCATGCTCTTGAAGTCCGCATCGGACAGAACCTGGGTATAGAAATAGAGGGCTGACGAGTAGTTGTTGAGGACCTCCTGCAGCGGTTCGCCAGCAGCCAGCCCAACCGTCAGCATTTTTCCGCTGACGACATTCGCCGCGAAATGATCCTTGAAGGCGGCATAGGCCTCGGGATTCTTGCCTTCCGCGAACATCTCCCTGATTTCCTGGAACAAGCGCTTGTTGAGAAGCGCTTGAACATCGGTATCGGCTTCCAGCGAGGAAATCGCCCGGTCGTAATCGGCTTTAATTTCCTTGTGCGTGCGAAGCATGACGCCGGCCGTCGTGTTGGCATCGGCTCCATACCAGGAATAGTACTGGCCGACCGCATCGGTGTAACCGTTGTAGTTGGCCTTCGACTGCAGGAGATCGAGGAACATGATCAGCTTCTGCTCGGCCGTATATTTCGATGGGTTCTTCGCTACATCGATGCTTTCGAAGCTGCGGTCCGCATTCTTGTATTCGTCGACAAGGCGCTTCGTTGCGTCGTTCTGGAGCTCGCCGGTTTTCGACATGTCGTGTTGCAGGAAGTCCGGATAGGTCGAGTTATTGACGGAATCCACCATATGTCTGTTCCCCTCTGGTACATGTCGCGACTGTGTTCAGTTTCAGCCTGATTGGGCTTGTTACTACGCAGCGTTTTCTTGCTGCACTCCGACCATGCCCACGACATCGGAGGTGATGTCGTGGTCTATTTCTTCGATTGCGACGACCGGCACGCGGCAATTGTGCCGGATCATCAATGCTTGCGTCAGGAAGCGCAGTTCGCCCGGCATGACGACGACCGGATCGAAGCCGCGCTCATTGGCATCCACCAGGGCGTCCTTGGTTTCGTTCGCCAATCGGCGCAGCTTTTCGCTGATCTCTTCCTTTTCCGTCTTGTCCGAGGCGTCGCCGTAAGATCGGACGAAGCGTTCCCATTCCGGTGAAAGCGACAGCACGGGCAGCAGTCCCCGCTGATCGAGAAGACCGAAGGCGATCTGCCGCGACAGAGCCCATCGCGCCTTCTCGGCCAATTTGTCCGGATCCTGCTCGTGCGGCTCGATCTTGAGCATTGTCTCCAGAAGGCCGCGCGGCTGCGATAACGTGACGCCGGAATCGAGCAGGCGCCGAATGACCGCAACCAGCAGCATCGGTGAAACCTGGGTACGAACGTCGATGGCGAGCTTGCCCAGTCTTGGCTCAAGGCCCGCAAGCCACTGCGTTGCATCATCGACGCTGAAAATCGAGCCGGTATGGCGCCGGACAATGCGAACGATATCCTGGGCGATCAGCTCCGCCGGACGATCAGCCTTGCAGGATATGAGCCCAGCCGGCACATTCTCGACCTGGATATGGATCATGTCCTCCCCTATGCGGGGGTCGGCGTTGAAGGTCGGCACGGTGATGGCGACGCCCACCGCGCGGGCCGCAACGCGGATGCGCGCATCGAGATGGCCGCCGAGATTATCGGTCTCGAGCCGGGACATCGTGGCCGCCGAGAGCGTCGCGACGATGGGGTCGCCATATTTGGCGCGATCGAGGGCGGCTGTCGCTGTGCCGTTCTGCTGATGAGCCAAACCATTTGCGGCGTCGATTGCGGGGGATTGGGGTCTGCGCTTGCGGACGAGGACAAGCGCCAGTGTCGCCAGACCGATGCCGATCGGCCAGAGGATGGTGGTCGGAAAGCCAGGGATGAGGCCGGCTGCCAGCGTGATTGCAGCGGCAATGCCGAGGGCGCGGGGCTCCTTCACCAACTGGCGGCCAATTTCGCTGCCGAGATTGCTGCTTTCGTCGGCGCTGACGCGGGTGACCACCGTGCCGGCGGCAACCGCCATCAGCATTGACGGGATCTGGGACACGAGACCGTCGCCGATGGACAGCAGCGAATAGAGGTGGGCGGCCTCGGAAAAGCTCAATCCACGCTGGAAGATACCGATCGTCAGGCCGCCGAGGAGATTGACGGCGACGATCACCAGTCCGGCAATGGCGTCGCCCTTGACGAACCGCATGGCGCCGTCCATGGCGCCGAAGAACTGGCTTTCCCGTTCCAGCTGCGAGCGCCGCTTCTGGGCGGCTTCGCCGGTGATATGGCCGCTGCGCAGGTCGCTGTCGATGGCAAGCTGCTTGCCGGGCATGGCGTCGAGCGTGAAGCGGGCGCCGACTTCGGCAATTCTTTCAGCGCCCTTGGTCACGACGATGAACTGAACCAAGGCGATGATTAGAAACATGATGAGGCCGACGACGACATTGCCGGCAACGACGAAGGAACCGAATGCGGAAATGATCTCGCCGGCATCGCCCTCGGCAAGCACCAGCCGGGTTGTGGAAATCGTTAAGGCGAGACGAACCAGGGTTCCGATCAGGATGACGGCCGGAAAGGTCGAAATGTCGAGCACGGTGCGCAGGTAGATGGTCGTTACCAGGACAACGAAGGCAAAGGCGAGATTCAAGGCAATCATCGCATCGATCAGCGCCGTCGGCATCGGCAGCACCATCATGGCGACGATGACGGCGAAAAATCCCGCAAACAGGATGTCGGTCCGTTTGGCGATGGCTGCGAATGGCGGCAGGAGGCGGATCATGGATTACGCTCCTCCGTCGCCTGCTGTGCGCGCCAGCCGCAATTTCTTGTCCGGCGCGGGATCGAAGCTGATCGTGTCCGTTTCCTTGCCACGGGCGACCACCATTTCCCCAGGACGTATCTCCTTGATACGCCAGTCGCCGGATACCGTTTCCCCCTCACGGTAACGTCGACCGTCATTGCCAACGACGAATTTGACAGGTGCATAGCCGGCGGCGGCGACGAAGCCGGCCAGGCCAGACGAGAGCGTCGTCATGTCGACGACAGGAACGGGGCTGCGGCGCGAGATGGCGGCGAGAATGCCGTCCAATTGTGTCTTGCTGGCAATGTCGAGCGGCTTGGAGCCTTCGCCGATACGGATCTCATTCCCGTTGTT carries:
- a CDS encoding L-aspartate oxidase; this translates as MTEILEQLSGRTVIVGSGLAGLMTALTLAPEPSVIVTRAALGAETSSAWAQGGIAASMGADDSVALHLADTLEAGDGLCDPAIAAGIIVEAPAAIAALERAGVRFDRNAAGEFSLGLEAAHNRRRIVHAEGDGSGAAIIAALIEAVMKTPAISVFEGFEARRILMDGEQVAGLLCATARGAVILPTSKVVLATGGIGGLYDATTNPMGNFGQGIALAARAGAALADMEFVQFHPTALDSRRKPLALISEAVRGEGALLVNERGERFMARISGAELAPRDVVARAISAEIARGGRVFLDARDALGSRFVARFPVISALCGEAGIDPAKDLIPVRPAVHYHMGGVATEANGRSSVPGLWVAGEAASTGLHGANRLASNSLLEAAVMGMRAARDISGMPASGAGTISAGSLPAPADASFVRPIVSRHLGVLRNAGAIHGAIAALLPLAEGNGPAADPAIVALLIAVFASLRMESRGAHARTDFPLKLANANRRHMCLSDALEIARATPPYALARSA
- the nadC gene encoding carboxylating nicotinate-nucleotide diphosphorylase, with the protein product MPLQGVPEMSLVPLPRLIVEPLVRAALLEDLGLAGDITSASVIPRDHRSTVVMAARQSGVIAGLDAAELAFSLVDPEIVLRRHLQDGDAVKPGDVIATIEGRSRGLLSAERTALNFLGHLSGIATVTAQIAAAIRGTKASVACTRKTTPGLRALEKYAVRAGGGMNHRFALYDAVLIKDNHVAIAGGVAEAIRRARAGVGHMVKIEVEVDTLDQLREAMETGVDAILLDNMTPDQLREAVAIVAGRAITEASGRVTPITAAEIAASGVDLISVGWLTHSAPVLDIGLDFVEAVTATEVSPKRIAQVL
- a CDS encoding VOC family protein; its protein translation is MRVAFCGGRLLAALPRRLMGPIVIALQSEYLDGLDRTLGKAAPVVRIVMFTSGNIDVEFLQPGPEKSAWRDLLEEKGPGCHHIAFRTKNLTERTRYLEDKGHRLLQRGEFDSDKEVQPKQA
- a CDS encoding IS5 family transposase; this translates as MPHKFNADRRDKIAKQKFKVTNWAAYNESLRQRGDLTVWVSDEALALWTAPRRRSRGGQPKYSDLAITLCLTLRVVYGLALRQTQGLMRSVAALMEFDIAVPDFSTLSRRSKGLALPSTKSGARASGPVYLVVDSTGLKVFGEGEWLENKHTIKVKRKRWRKLHIGLDLASGEIVCADLTTDDVGDPTALPGLLDQIDGPVAKFIADGAYDGAPTRDLLETRFGEIVEIIIPPPKTAVESPQSAFNPTVRDRHIAEIENKGRMAWQKSTGYNQRSRVETQMGRWKTVIGPKLKARNFDNQKTEAKIGVHVLNRMTELGRPELRRVV
- a CDS encoding flagellar biosynthesis protein FlhA produces the protein MIRLLPPFAAIAKRTDILFAGFFAVIVAMMVLPMPTALIDAMIALNLAFAFVVLVTTIYLRTVLDISTFPAVILIGTLVRLALTISTTRLVLAEGDAGEIISAFGSFVVAGNVVVGLIMFLIIALVQFIVVTKGAERIAEVGARFTLDAMPGKQLAIDSDLRSGHITGEAAQKRRSQLERESQFFGAMDGAMRFVKGDAIAGLVIVAVNLLGGLTIGIFQRGLSFSEAAHLYSLLSIGDGLVSQIPSMLMAVAAGTVVTRVSADESSNLGSEIGRQLVKEPRALGIAAAITLAAGLIPGFPTTILWPIGIGLATLALVLVRKRRPQSPAIDAANGLAHQQNGTATAALDRAKYGDPIVATLSAATMSRLETDNLGGHLDARIRVAARAVGVAITVPTFNADPRIGEDMIHIQVENVPAGLISCKADRPAELIAQDIVRIVRRHTGSIFSVDDATQWLAGLEPRLGKLAIDVRTQVSPMLLVAVIRRLLDSGVTLSQPRGLLETMLKIEPHEQDPDKLAEKARWALSRQIAFGLLDQRGLLPVLSLSPEWERFVRSYGDASDKTEKEEISEKLRRLANETKDALVDANERGFDPVVVMPGELRFLTQALMIRHNCRVPVVAIEEIDHDITSDVVGMVGVQQENAA